AGGGCGAGCAGCCCGGTCACGACGAACAGCACCGTGGAGGCGCTCAGCGCCACCCGGCGGCGGTCGAACTGGTCCACCAGGGCCCCGCCGTACAAGCCGAGCACCACCAGCGGGACCAACGCGAAGATCCCGAGGATGCCGACCGCGAGGGTGGAGGCGGTGATCGCGTATACCTGCAGGCCCACGGCCACCGTGGTCAGCTGGGTGCCGAGATTGGAGATCCCCAGCCCCCACCACAGTCGCCGGAAGGCACCGATGCGCAGCGGCGCGGTATCGGCGAGCAGGCGGGGCACGAGCCACGAGCCTACGCCTGACGGTCAGGTGCGCTCACTCCACCCGCCAGCAGCCCTGGAGGTGATCGTCGACCATCCCCGCCGACTGCATCAGCGCGTACATCGTGGTCGGTCCGACGAATCGGAAGCCGCGCCTGCGCAGTGCCTTGCTCATCGCGGTCGACTCCGGCGTGAGGGCGGGGACGTCGTTGAAGGTGCGTGGCCGTGCACGTGCGGCCGGGGCGAAGGACCACATGAGAGCGTCGAGCTCGCCCTCGGCCATCGCCTGGACGAGCCGCGCGTTCTCGATGGTCGCGGTGATCTTCGCTCGGTTGCGGATGATTCCGGCATCGCCCATGAGGCGCTCGACATCGTCGTCGCAGAACTGCGCCACCTCCGCGGGGACGAAGCCGGCGAACACCTCCCGGAACCGCGGCCGCTTGCGCAGGATCGTGATCCAGGACAGGCCCGCCTGAAATCCCTCCAGCGCCATCTTCTCGAACAGGGCCCGGTCCCCGTGCAGCGGGAAGCCCCATTCCTGGTCGTGATACCGCTCGTAGTCGGCGTCCGAACCGACCCAGCCGCAGCGGGTGCGCCCGTCGGTTCCGGTGATGAGGGTGTCCATGGGCTCAGCGTAGGGAGGAGCACTGGAGAAGCACTGTCAGAACAGCGACGCCTGCACCGGCCGCGGGTCGACGTGGGCCACGGCCGGCATCGCCGGGTCTCCGACGGCGTCCGGATCCGTCCGCAACGTCCACCTCGCACCACCTTCGGCCTCGTCGCGGACGAACCCGTGGCGACGGCGCAGCCTACACACCCGCTCGGCAAGCCAGTCGCGATACTCGCTGCTGGTGTAGGAGCCGCGCCCGAAGAGCGCCCGGTACTTAGGCACCAGCTGCGGGTACTCCCGGCCGAGCCAGGCCAGGAACCACTCGCGCGCGCCCGGGCGCAGGTGCAGCGGCCCGGCGGTCACCCACGCGCCACCGGCCTCGCGAATGGCCCCGAACAGGTCGTCGAGATGCTGCTCGGAGTCGGTGAGCCACGGCAGGATCGGCATCGCCATCACGGTCGGGCGCAGGCCGGCGTCGGCCACCGCGCGGATGAGTCCGAGCCGGGCCTGTGGGGTGGGCGTGCCGGGCTCGACCCGCTGCTGCAGTTCGGGATCGGTGAACGCCAGCGAGATGCCGACGCCGATGTCGACGTGCTCGGCGGCCGCTTGCAACGCCGGGAGGTCGCGGCGCAACAGCGGGCCCTTGGTGAGGATGGAGAACGGGGTGCGGGACGCCGTCAGGGCCTCGATGATGCCCGGCATCAGCCGGTAGCGGCCCTCGGCACGCATGTACGGGTCGGAGTTGGTGCCCAGCGCGACGTGCTCACGCTTCCAGGACGGCCTGGCGAGTTCGGCGCGCAGCACCTCAGCCACATTGGTCTTGACGACGATCTGGGTGTCGAAGTCGGCGCCGGAGTCCAGGTCCAGGTACTCGTGCGTCTTGCGCGAGAAGCAATAGGAGCACTGGTGGAGACACCCACGCGTGGGGTTGATCGTCCACGCGAACGGCATGTTCGATCCGCCGGGGACCTTGTTCAGGGCGCTCTTGCACAGCACCTCGTGGAAGGTGACGCCCGCGAACTCCGGCGTGGTGACGCTGCGGATCAGCCCGCGCAGTGGCAGCAGCGCTCCGGCATCGGTGGCTTGCTGGGCATCCCATCGCATGGCACCAGTCGAACATACATTCGACGACGATGGCGAGCGCCGACACGCGCAGCGCATCTGCGCCGCCTGCCCGGGGAACTGCCACCGGCCACATCCGCCGGCCCATGACCGGCCGATGGGCCCGAAACTCGGGGTGAACCGCGCGAAGGGGTCAAAGATTCG
Above is a window of Ruania suaedae DNA encoding:
- a CDS encoding Rv2578c family radical SAM protein; the protein is MRWDAQQATDAGALLPLRGLIRSVTTPEFAGVTFHEVLCKSALNKVPGGSNMPFAWTINPTRGCLHQCSYCFSRKTHEYLDLDSGADFDTQIVVKTNVAEVLRAELARPSWKREHVALGTNSDPYMRAEGRYRLMPGIIEALTASRTPFSILTKGPLLRRDLPALQAAAEHVDIGVGISLAFTDPELQQRVEPGTPTPQARLGLIRAVADAGLRPTVMAMPILPWLTDSEQHLDDLFGAIREAGGAWVTAGPLHLRPGAREWFLAWLGREYPQLVPKYRALFGRGSYTSSEYRDWLAERVCRLRRRHGFVRDEAEGGARWTLRTDPDAVGDPAMPAVAHVDPRPVQASLF
- a CDS encoding DNA-3-methyladenine glycosylase I; the encoded protein is MDTLITGTDGRTRCGWVGSDADYERYHDQEWGFPLHGDRALFEKMALEGFQAGLSWITILRKRPRFREVFAGFVPAEVAQFCDDDVERLMGDAGIIRNRAKITATIENARLVQAMAEGELDALMWSFAPAARARPRTFNDVPALTPESTAMSKALRRRGFRFVGPTTMYALMQSAGMVDDHLQGCWRVE